GATTAAAGGTGTAATCAAAAAACACAAAACCGCACCTCAATCAGCCCTGATTAGTCGACTAAACCCAATCATAAGAGGATGGGGGAACTACTATTCAGGAGTAGTATCTATGGATACTTTCACAAAACTAGACCATACAATCTGGTTGATGTTAAGGGCATGGACAGTATCAAGATGCAGAAAAGCGAACTACGAAAAGCTGAGAAATTACTTTAGACCGGGTACAGTTAAACTCAGCAATGGGAAAGAAAGACAAGAATCCTGGTTATTTCAAACCAAAGACGGTCTCCACTTATGGCAACATAATTGGATACCAATTGTCAGACATACCTTAGCACGCTCCGACGCATCACCATTCGACGGAAATTGGACCTACTGGGCAACCAGAAGAGGACAAGCAATCGACACACCGACAAGAGTAGCCAAACTACTTAAGAAGCAACAAGGCAAGTGTAACCGATGTGGGCAATACTTCACCCCATCGGACTTAATTGAAGTTGACCACATCCACCCTCTCAGCCTAGGCGGAAAGGATGAATATAAAAACCTTCAATTACTACACCGCCACTGTCATGATGAAAAATCAGCTTCAGATGGAAGCCTCGATATACCCACAAGACAAAGTATACAGGCAACCACAGAGAAGTCAAGCGGTATCCTTAACAAAGGAACAATCAAACTAGGAGCCGTGTGAGGTGAAAGTCTCAAGCACGGTTCTGAATGGGAGGGGAGGTCGGTGACGACCTTCTCGACCCCTAATTCCTTTCCCCCTTTCTTCGATGCTATCCTTACTAAAAAAGCTCTGGAATTGGCTAAAATCGCTCTTTATTGCCAGTCCAAAGGCAATTAACCCCAAAGAAGTCAAAAATACTCCTCCAGAACCCAGCGATGGGGAATATGAAGGGATATTGATGGGGTTATTCGAGCAGGTGGCGGCGGGAACCACTACCGGCGGGTTACGGGGATGGCTATACAGTCGCCATTGTGACGATAAAAAGCTGGCGCGGTGGTTAGAGGTCAAAAGCGAGGAATGGCTACAGTATCCGGAAGATTATCAAACTTTAGGGCGGGATCTGGCGGCTTTAGGGAAGGTGATGACGGGAAATCTGGGGGAAGTGTCCCAACGGATTAGCCTCCAGTTACGCGACGCGGTGAGGGATGTTTCCGGTGTGGAGGGGGAAAATCTATGCCCAAAGGAGACGGATTTAACGGAAGTGGTTCAGGATGCCGAATTCTGGTTTGAGCAAGGAAACCAGAAATACATGAATGGGGATTTTATCGGCGAGATCGCATCCTACGATCAAGCTTTAGAATTTAAACCCGATGACCCTGATGCTTGGAACAACCGAGGGGTTGCGTTAGGTAATTTAGGCAGATTTGAACAAGCGATCGCATCCTTTGATCGAGCTTTAGAAATTAAACCCGATTACCATCAAGCTTGGGACAACCGAGGGATTGCGTTGCATAAATTAGGCAGATTTGAACAAGCGATCGCATCCTACGATCGAGCTTTAGAATTTAAACCCGATTTCCATGAAGCTTGGATCAACCGAGGGGTTGCGTTAGGTAATTTAGGCAGATTTGAGGAAGCGATCGCATCATATGATCGAGCTTTAGAAATTAAACCCGATTTACATCAAGCTTGGTACAACCGAGGGATTGCGTTAAGGAATTTAGGCAGATTAGCAGAAGCGATCGCATCCTACGATCGAGCTTTAGAAATTAAACCCGATGACCATGAAGCTTGGAACAACCGAGGGATTGCGTTAAGGGATTTAGGCAGATTAGAAGAAGCGATCGCATCCTACGATCGAGCTTTAGAAATTAAACCCGATTTCCATGAAGCTTGGTACAACCGAGGGATTGCGTTAGGTAATTTAGGCAGATTAGAAGAAGCGATCGCATCCTACGATCAAGCTTTAGAATTTAAACCCGATAAGCATGAAGCTTGGAACAACCGAGGGATTGCGTTAGGTAATTTAGGCAGATTGGCAGAAGCGATCGCATCCTATGATCGAGCTTTAGAAATTAAACCCGATGACCATGATGCTTGGAACAACCGGGGGGTTGCGTTAGCTGATTTAGGCAGATTTGAACAAGCGATCGCATCTTATGATCGAGCTTTAGAAATTAAACCCGATTTCCATCTAGCTTGGTACGGCCGAGGGTGGGCCGTTTGTTCTCTGAGTAAAAATCGCGTTTCTACTCCCAGTCTAGAAGCTCTCATTTACCGTAAACCGATAGTAGCCCTTAATGACCGAGAACCCCATATTTTCGCCCTCCGGGAGGCACTTACCCACCTCATTCAAGGATCGCCTCCGTGGGGGCAAATTTATCGCTATCTAGGGGAAGCTTATCTGAAACATTCCCAGTATAAAGAGAATGCTAGTCCCTATTGGCGCGAAGCGATCCGACATTATCAAATCGCTTTACCGATTCTCAGCGAAAAAGACTTCCCCGAAGATCATTTAGAAATTCTGCAAGGATTGATCCGCGCTCATCTTTCCCTACAGGAAATCCCTGAAGCGCGATTCTATCAACAACAGGGGCGCCACCTTTTTACCAGACTACGCGCCCAGAAACGCGATAAACCGGCTTTTGAGAGAAAATTCAGCAGTTTTAGTCACCTAGAAATCGATTTACTGATCGAGGAAAATCATCCTCTAGACGCAATTGAACAGGCAGAATTTTATAAAAATCGTTGTTTGACTTGGATTCTCGATAATTGGCAAGAAAACCCCACCAGTCCCGATTATGCCACTATCCAAAGCCTGACAGGTCCGAATAAGGCGATTATTTACTGGTATCTCAGCGAGGACAATCTCACCACCTTTATTATCACCCCAGAGGCTGATCCCGTCATTGTCGAGCCAGAACAACGCCGTCAACCAGCGCGACAGTTTCGGACTTGGTTAACTGAATGGGATAAACAATACCTTGACTATGCCAGTAAAAAAGAAACGGAGAATAAACAAAATCACCCCTGGAGATTGTCACTTAACAGCCGTTTTGCCCAATTAAAGCGGATTTTACAGATCGATAAAATTCTCGAACCTTTGCCAGTTTCCGTTGATTCCCTGATTCTCATCCCCCACCGGGATCTGCACCGCTTCCCCCTACATACCCTCTTCCCCGAAAAATACACCGCCACCTATCTCCCCTCTGCTCAGGTCGGTTTGCGTCCCCAGTCCGGCGATTCCTCCTATTCTCCCCTCCTCAGCGTCGAAGACCCCAAAACGGAACAAAAACCCATGGATTTCGCCCAACTGGAATCAGCGATTATTAGCCATATCCTGCAACCGAGCCAGAGAATTAGCACGAAAAAGGCCTCACGGGAAAACGTCCGCAACGCCCTCGAAAATGCCCATAAAACCTTTCATTTCACCGGTCATGGCTATTATGACTCTTTTCGCCCCCAAGCCTCTGCGATCGCCCTTAGCGATGGCTTATTGACCGTCCGGGATATCCGTGCGCTGAACCTCTCTAGTTACCGTCTCGTCTGTCTGGCTGCCTGTGAAACCGCTCTCACCGGTAAGGATGGCATTACTACCGAATACGTCGGCCTCGTCAGTGCTTTCTTGGCAGCCGGTGCGACTAATGTGGTCAGTACCCTCTGGCCGGTGAAGGAGATTTCTAGTGCTTGGTTTATGATTAACTTCTATCAAAGATTATTAGCGGGTGAATCCCCGGCCCTAGCTCTGAAAAATACACAAAATTGGTTAAAAAATATCACTTGGCAGCAACTAGCTAACTGGATCGAGCAACTTGGACAACTTCCCGACCTAATGGAATGGGTCGATCGACTGGAGGCGCGGGCGGCGAATATTTTAAAGGAAGGCAGTACAATAGGGCTAGATCAGCTAACAGAATACAGTGATCCTTACTATTGGGCAGCCTATACCCTGACTGGACAGGACTAACTTATGGAAATCCCCAAAGCAATTATCGATCTTGAAGCGCTGCTAATCGCCCTCGCACAGCAGACTGAACCTTTGCCAGAATATCTACAGCGATCGCTCAAAGAAATTGAACGATTATTAAGGGAAGAACAACCCCAGGCAGCAACACAATTGCGGCAACTTGTCAAGGATTTTCCCCCCCTAGAAAAAGCTTATAAAAAAGCGATCGAAGAGTTAGACGCAGCCTATGCTAACCAAGAATGCGCCAAAAGTTTAAGCGTCACTTTTCCCGATAGTTTAGATTTCGAGGCCCTATTTATTAATGATGTTATTCCTAGCCAAGATTGGGTAAAAACTGCCCAAAAATTAGCCCGATCCCCCCTTGATCGCGAGGGTGCTGATTCCCCTCGATTTTGGGATAAAGCCGATCGCCTGATGGTGGTAACGGTGGGAGGTGCAGCCCTAGGGGGATCGATTGCGGGAGTTTATGGCGCGGTTATTGGTGCGATATTAGCGGCCGGCTGCGGATGGTATATTACCTTTAGGAAAGCAAAATCAGCATAAATTTTTGATGAAGATTGTTAACATTGAAAACTTTCTTTTGTTAATCGGAACCTTGGTTATTACCGCAAGCGTGGCGCTGGTTACAAAAAAACAGCCAAGACGGGGAAACAATAAATCTTATCTAGAAATTCTTTTTGTTTCTGGGTTAAGTTTATCGGCTGTATTGGCAATATCTAAGGTGGTCTATAAAGTGTTAACTGATGAAAATTTTCAGAATTGCCTTGGCTCGGATAGTCAAATCCTTCTTTTGTTAGCTGCTGTTCTCGGTATCTTTATTTCTATTCAAGAGATTTGTAAATTATTTGAAGCGAAGTAATAGGAATGCCAGCTTTATCCATATCCAAAAGTTATACTAAATCCTGTTGAGAAGGTTTTGATCCCCCCTTGATCCCCCCTTAATAAGGGGGGCGCTGATCCCCCCTTGATCCCCCCTTAATAAGGGGGGCGCTGATCCCCCCTTGATCCCCCCTTAATAAGGGGGGCGCTGATCCCCCCTTGATCCCCCCTTAATAAGGGGGGCGCTGATCCCCCCTTGATCCCCCCTTAATAAGGGGGGCGCTGATCCCTCCTTGATCCTAGGGTTGATTCATTGTAGGGTTGATTCATGAATCAACCCTACTACCCTTAATAAGGGGGGTGCTGATGATTTTTAACACCTACCTACTTAAAACTACATTCCCATAATTTCGTAACCGGAATCTACATAAATAATCTGACCGGTAATACCACTAGCAAGATCACTGGCTAAAAAAGCGGCCGTATTTCCCACCTCAATTTGTGTCACCGTGCGATGTAAAGGAGCGATTTCTTCCACATGATGGATCATATCAAGAATTCCCCCCACGGCCGAAGATGCTAAGGTGCGAATTGGACCGGCGGAAATACCATTAACTCGGATCTTTTGGCCACCTAATTCGGCGGCTAAATAGCGAACACTCATTTCTAAACCAGCTTTTGCCACCCCCATTAAATTATAGTTAGGAATTACCTTGACACCGCCGAGATAGGTAAGAGTGATAATACTTCCCCCTTCCGTCATCAAAGGTTTAGCCGATCGAGCTAGACGGGTTAGGGAAAAAGTGCTAATATCTAGGGATTTAGTGAAAGCTTCCCGAGGGATGGCGGTAAAATCGCCCGTTAAACCCTCTTTATCGGCAAAAGCGAGACAGTGAATCAAAATATCCAGTTTACCCCATTTTTCCGCCACTGTAGCGAAAGTATCTTCTACCTGTTGGTCATTTTGGACATCGCAGGGGACATAAAAAGCGGGATTAAGTTCATCGGCCAATTCTCGCACTTTTTTCTCAAAACGGCCCTTTTCGTCGGGGAGATAGGTGACACCGATATTTGCACCAGCTTGATGGAGTTGTTGGGCAATTCCCCAAGCGATCGAGCGATTATTGGCAATTCCCGTCACTAGGGCGTTTTTTCCCGTTAAATCTAACATAGTTCTCGTTTCTCTTACAAAAATCTCCCCAATAGCCGACCCCAGCGAGATTCGGTATAATAGGGATACAGATAACGGGGCAGCAATGATCACCCCTCCCCCATTGTCTGGCAAAAAGCGCCCAAAACTTTTCCCAGTTTAGGCAGCGGTTGTGTTTAATAGAGGTGACACTCGTTGCATAATAAAAACAATTTTCCCCTTTTTTGGATGTGAGATGGACTTATCCCTAATACAAGACAAACCCCTAGCAGATGTGTTCCGTCGAATCGGCAGCGGCAATTTCCCCCCGGTGGTGGAATTGTTCGAGCGTGGCAAAACGATCTTTTTCCCTGGAGATCCCGCCGAAAGAGTCTATTTTTTGCTGAAAGGAGCCGTTAAGTTGTCGCGAGTCTATGAAGCGGGAGAGGAAATTACCGTGGCTCTACTGCGGGAAAATAGCGTCTTTGGTGTGCTATCCTTACTCACCGGCCAGCGATCGGATCGTTTTTATCATGCTGTGGCTTTTACTCCGGTAGAATTACTCTCGGCCCCGATCGATCAGGTAGAAAGATCCCTGCGCAATAATCCCGATTTATCAATGTTGATGTTGCAGGGGTTGTCCTCGCGGATTCTGCAAACGGAAATGATGATCGAAACCTTGGCTCACCGGGATATGGGTTCCCGTTTGGTCAGTTTTTTATTGATTCTCTGTCGTGATTTTGGGGTTCCCACCACCGATGGCATCCGGGTGGATCTAAAATTGTCTCACCAAGCGATCGCAGAGGCGATCGGTTCTACCCGCGTCACTGTCACCCGTTTATTGGGAGAGCTGCGGGATCAGGAAATGGTCTCAATTCACAAGAAGAAAATTACCGTCCATAATCCCGTCGCTCTCAGTCAACAATTTACCTAAATTCTGGATGACTAGCGCTTATATTTTGGTTTTGGCCATCGTGGTTTTAGGTGGTCTGATAGCGGCTGTTGGCGATCGCATAGGGAGCCGTATCGGTAAGAAAAGGATGCGTTTATTTAATCTGCGTCCGAAACAAACCGCAACTTTAATGACGATTGTAACGGGAATTTTGATCGCCGGTTCGACTTTAATCGTCTTGTTTGCTTCTAGTAAATCCCTGCGTCAAGGGGTTTTTGAACTGGATCGCCTTTTAAATGAACGTCGTGCCGCTATTAAGGATTTGGAAAGTCAGGTAAGAAAAACCACCGAACAAAAAAATCAGGTGGAAAAGGCGTTAAAAACGGCTAAAAGTGAACAGATAGCCGTGCAGAAACGTCTAGAGGTTCTTAACAAAAATTATCAAGCTTCTCGTCAACGTTTGCGATTAGTTTCGGGACAGTTGGAAAAGTTTCGGAAGGAAGTGGCTAATTTAAACAATGAACGAGTTATTTTAACTAATCAAAAGGCACAGTTAACCAGTCAACGGGATCAATTGTTCCAACAAAAATCAATTCTTTCTGGTCAGATAAATCAACTACAAACCACCGTTAAAGTTAGAGATAAAGAGTTAGCTAATCAACAAAAGTTATTAACGGCCAGACAAGCGCGACTTCAACAGTTAGAAACCCAGCAAAAAACCCTACAGCTAGAAATTGATCGCCGGGATCAACGTATTGGAGAACTCGATAGCTCGATCGTCGATAAAAATTTAGCTTTGGAACAGCGCGAGGGAAAATTAAAAGATTTAGAGACCCAAATGGCTTTTCTTAAGCGGGAAGTGGAAGTTTTAGAACAATACTATCAAACCTATCAAGAATTGCGGGAAAAACAAATCGCTATTTTCCGGGGACAGGTGTTATCTTTTGGAGCTTTTCGTATTGTTGATCCCCAAGCTATTGTCACCGTTATCGATAAGTTATTGCGAGAAGCGAATATAAATGCTATCCGTGCCACCCAACCGAATCAGCCTAATTTTGACCAGCGTTTAGTTAAGATCACAAAAGCACAGGTAGAACAGTTAAGTCAACAATTACAGGACGGTAAAGAATATGTGGTGAGAATTCTTTCAGCAGGTAATTATGTCTTAGGAGAAACCGAGATTCGTGTCTTTGCTGATGTGGTTCCCAATCAAAGAGTTTTTGAGGAAAAACAGGTCATCGCTGCCGTTTCCATTGATCCCCAAAATATGACAGAAGAAGACCTACAAAAGCGGTTAGATTTACTCTTAGCTTCGGCTCAATTTCGCGCTAGAAGTGCGGGAGTTTTAGGGTCAATTCAAGTGGAAGATGGTTTATTAACTACGGTAGTTAACTTTATTGGTCAAGTGAAAAAGTCGGGTAATTCTATCGAGACACTTGAGGCAATTGCCGCTAGTAAAACTAATACATCTGGACCTTTAACTTTGCGTTTAGTGGCGGTAAAAGATGGTAAAATTATTTTTAGTACGTCCCCTTAAAATATAGCTAAAGTTAGGAGTTGAGATTAAAATCAACTCCTTCGTAAATATCGGCAAGATTTAAGCTAATTCCTAAAGAATCTAGGGATATAATTCCCCTTGCTGGGGTGTATTCTTGCAGTAACCAATTATTGTCTGATGTTTTGCTATAGGATTCTATTAGTATCTCTCCTTGACTGACGAGAAGATATTGGTTTAATTGGGGTATAGAACGATAATAACGAAATTTATCACCCCGATCATAACTAGAGGTGGAAGGGGATAAAACTTCGATAATTACACAGGGATTTAAAATTTCATCGTTGCGATTATCACTCAATAATGGTTCCCCAGCAATGATCATTAAATCTGGGTATAACCCGCGATTATATTGGGGTATCCATAGACGTAGATCGCTAGATTGAAGACGATAATTAGTTCCTCTTAAAGCTAATTTTAGTAGGACAATAAGATTAATGAGAATACTATTATGATTGATGCTTCCCCCCGTCATCTCGATAATTTCCCCGTCGTGATATTCGTGTTTAGTTTCCGCGCTAGTTTCTAAATTACGATATGCTTCTAAGCTGAGAATTTCGGGAGGAGATGAAGTCAACATTTTTCTAGATCAGAGCTTCTTTTATTTAATCATAACACAATTAATGCTACCTGTTTAATCCTAATTCCCCCTGGAGAAAATCAATAAATTGTCTAGCAGTTCTTCCCGATCGCCCATTATGTTGGGTTGCCCATTGTTTGGCACGAAATTCTAGGTCTTCTAGGCTAATTTCTAATTTAGATAAACTGGCTAAATGACGCACTATTTTCAAATACTTTTCTTGATTAGCCGGTTCAAAAGTTAGGGTTAAACCAAAGCGATCACTAAAGGATAATTTTTCTTGTACTGTGTCCCAATTATGCACTTCATCACTATCTTTTGGTTGTGGTCGATCGGCAAAAAATTCTCTGACTAAATGTCGGCGATTAGAAGTGGCATAAACTACGACATTTTTCGGTCTAGCGGTGACACTTCCCTCTAAAACAACTTTTAAAGCTTTAAAAGCTTCATCGTCTTCTTCAAAGGATAAATCATCGACAAAGATAATAAATTTTTGCGGTAAATCTCGCAGAATTTCAATAATTAATGGTAGGTCTTTTAATTGGGATTTGGCCACTTCAATTAAGCGCAATCCTTGACTATGGTATTTTTGCAATAATCCCTTGACTAGAGAGGATTTTCCCGAACCACGGCTGCCATAGAGTAGGACATTTAAAGCGGGATAGCCTGCTAATAAAAACTCAGTGTTTTTAATCAAGGTTTCCTTGGGCATTTCATAACCGACTATTTCTTGAATCTGCACAGGATCGGGATGAGTAATTCCTTGTAATCGGCCTTCTTGCCACCTTAAAGCTTGATAACGGGCAAAAATTCCTGTACCGCATTCACGATAATAATCGGCTATATCTTCCACTAATTCCGTCCAATTTAAACCAGAATGTAGGAAACTTTCTAATTTGTTGTCCACTTCCCAAGCGGGGAAATTTATAAATTTAATTTGTTCAAAAACTGTCGAATTGCTGAGGCTATAAATGCTAGAATTATAGAGAGATTGGAGGATAGATAAATCCTGTTTCACGCCATTAATTAAAGATTCGGGTAACTCCCAAACACTTTTTTTCTGTACCTGTTGACTAAAGGGATTATCATCTAATAATATTTGTTCGACTAGAAAATCATTCCAACTGATATTTTTAGATGCTAAAGCTTGAAACAATTGACCATAAGCTTTGAGAAAATCGGCGATATTATCCGTAGATAATAGGGTAATAAATGCCTTGCCAATAGCATTATCAAAAACCCCTTGATACAAAACTAATAAGCTGACTTTTTGGTAAATTTCAGAGATCATTTTTTATTCTCCACTCATAACTAACATTTCATGTCCGCCTTTTTACAATTCTAATCCGATTTAATAATTGCCGTCCTGTAGTCGAGGAAATGTCAATCATTTATTATTATATCAAGATATAGCGTTTTTCAGTCTGCTGAGGTACAAAAGTTATGGGTTTTAGGCAAAAGGCAAAAGGCAAGAGGCAAAAGGGAAGAAAAATAGGTGTACCTCACTAGCTTAGGAAACGCTATAAGTTAATCTCTGCAAGATTAAGGTTAAAAAAGGTAAAATGCCTAGAGACTAATTCCCAGTATTTCTTGAATTGATTCTCAGTTATCTTGATGATGAGGTACAAGGTTTTCGTTTTGGGTAGTCGGGAGAAGATGCTCTGTCAGGTTATACTTCCTCTTGATGAGAAACGTTATATTTGATAAAATTTAACCAATCTTGGATTTCCTGTCCTAACCAGAGACATTCATCCTCGCGGAGATTCTGTCCGATAAGATAATAATTTTTAGCCGTCCGCAGACGAATCTGATAGTTAGCTTCTGTACCATTGCTATGAAGAAAAATACCCCATAAGTCTTGAGTTTTGAAAGCAAATTTTTGGTAGATAAAATTGAAGAGTTTATATTTAATTAAAACTTCTTGAGGGGTAAGAATTAACTGCATCTCCCGCAAAAAAATAAAACCAATCAGAGCTATAATAAAGGTAATAATTGGGGAGATAAAGACAGTGATAGTAAGGAAAATCGCCAAAGACCAGAGAGTAGGCGCATCGGAAGGTAGCTTAATTTTTGGGGGTAAATTAATCTCTAAATTATCCTTATGTTTAGCGATACGGATGGAACTGTGGGGAGGTTTTGGTAATTTCTTAGGATCGACTAAACTTGATACTTGACGATAGTAGGGATGTTGGAGAAATTTCAGGGCTTCTCTGGCACTTTTAAACCGCTTTTCTACCGCTACATCGGTCATAGTTTCTAACCAATCGATTAAATCATCATCGATTGTCACCAGTTGGCGAAATTGAATTTTAGAGTCGCGGTGGGGCAGTTCTATCGGCACAATTCCCGTCAATAAATGAATTAAAGTCATGCCTAAGGCATATAAATCAGAACTGGGAACCGCCCGGCCCCAAAATTGTTCTAGGGGTGCATAACCACTCGTCCCCACCACAGTAAAAGTAACTCCCGTCACTGCACCCCTGGCCTGGACTGCGCCAAAATCCACTAAATAAACGTTATTTTCCGAGTTAATAATTAAATTACTAGGTTTAATATCTCGATGTAATACTGGTGGCGATAATTCATGCAAATAGATGAGAATTTCGAGAACTTCTTGGGCAATAGTCCGAATTACCATAGGGGTGAAACGTTGCCCCTTTTCTAAGCGATCGCTTAGGGATTCTCCCGCTATATAATCTTGTACAAGTACAAACCAAGGAATCCCGTCACCTTGATTTTTATCGAGGGAAAAATAATCGCGATAGCGGGGAATACGAGGATGATGGAGAGAAGCTAAGACGGCGGCCTCCCGTTCAAATAATTTTAATTCTTCCCACTCCATCTGGGGACTAAAAGCGAGGAGTTTAATAATTACCGATTCTTGGGATAATACATCGATAGCTAACCAAGTTTGACGACCGATAGCGGTATTGCCTAGGCGTTGTTGCAGTTGGTAACGTTCAGCTAAAAGAGAATCAGAAGTAAAGGTCATGTTGGCTTTTCCCTTATTTAGACCTGTTTTTTGTCAGGAAAACTGCTGTGGAGGTACTAATTAATATCGATTTGTTTTTTGGCTGTCCAACAAAGGGCGATTCCTTTTTCTTTATAGGAAGATTCTCCGACAAAGATAGGATATAATGTAGATTCCCCACGATAGATAATTTCCTGACCATCAAATCCTAGAAAAATCGGTTGATTGGGTTGAATTGCCTGATAATCTCGTTGGAGAATCTGAGGATGTAACATGGCTTTAATTTCACCCTGTTCATCCCTAGGATAATCGATCGAGCCTAAACGTTGGTAAACTGTTAGGGATTCGCCGAAAGTATCGAGATGGGCAGCGAGATAATTTTCCTGTTCGATATAGTCTAGGATTTGATAGATGAGTGTTTCGGTTTGACGAAAAAGATAGGGACAGATGACACCATGGTTAATTGGACCGATTTCTAGGGTAAAAGCTAGGGGACAAATTCCTTTCAGAAAATGATTTTCTTCCTCGCTGACGGGATGATAAATTAAGCGCACATCAGGATTAATTTTAGTCAGATAGGTAAAGAGTTTTAATAGCCAAGGATGGGGGTTAGAATAAATAATCGCCAGCATCATGTTAGATGTGGTGCTGTGAATATCAATTAATAAATCAATGGATTTTTCTTGGATTTCTTTGACTATTTTTTTGGCTCGTTTTTGTTCGTATTGCTGACAATCGGGATTAACTAAATCTTTTTGGTTAAAACAACGATTTAAATCCGTATCGACATATCTAACCCGTTGCTTTAGGGCTAAGGGATTAGCGATGAGACTGTGGGATTGAAAACTGCTGCGGGCTAGGAGATTAGCTGAGTTTTGCAGGTATTTAACCAGATAAGCGGGAGTTAGTTCATTGCCATGCACACCGGCAATTAAAGCCAGATTTTTAATAGTAGTTTTCTGCTCGATCATTTTTTATAAGTTTTGAGAAGTTAAGTGGGTGGGTGGAATTAAATATAAGATGAAGGTAGGTTGGGTTGAAGCATGAAACCCAACGCCCGATTATGTTACGCTACCGCTAACCCATCCTACAAATAATTGTGCCTCCCTACTTATAATTATTTATGGTTTGCGGCAAAAAGTTTGTTGGTGGGGTTAGGAGACAGTTATCAGTTATCAGTTATCAGTTATCAGTTCACTGAGAAAAGTCCCCACACCCCACACCCTACACCCTACACCCCACACCCCACCCCTATAACTGATTTAGAAAAACCAGCCGTAGGAATGAAGACCTTTACCTAAAAGATTCACCCCTAAATAACATACCCAAACCACAACAAAACCACTCGCCGCTAGAATAGCCGGTTTTCTTCCTTGCCATCCCCGGGTAATGCGGGCATGGAGATAAGCGGCAAAAACTAACCAAGTAATTAGCGCCCAAGTTTCTTTCGGGTCCCAACTCCAATAGGAACCCCAAGCTTCATTGGCCCAAACCGCCCCGGCGATGATACCGATAGTGAGAAGGGGAAAACCGAGGCCAATGACCCGATAACTGATATTATCGAGGGTTTCCGCCAAGCTAAGACGTTGGGGCGAAAGAGTTGCCATCGCTGTTAAGGTGGGAGTTAAAAGGGCGGTTGGTCCACCGTTAGCCGTTTCCAGGAAAATTGGCGCGGAAAGAGTGGTAGATAACTTATTTTGGAGACGATAGGCTCCCGTACCCACGGAACTGCCTTTTAACTCGATATTTTGACCTCTCGTGACGATCAGAAAAGCGATCGCC
This portion of the Microcystis aeruginosa NIES-2549 genome encodes:
- a CDS encoding ATP-binding protein, translated to MISEIYQKVSLLVLYQGVFDNAIGKAFITLLSTDNIADFLKAYGQLFQALASKNISWNDFLVEQILLDDNPFSQQVQKKSVWELPESLINGVKQDLSILQSLYNSSIYSLSNSTVFEQIKFINFPAWEVDNKLESFLHSGLNWTELVEDIADYYRECGTGIFARYQALRWQEGRLQGITHPDPVQIQEIVGYEMPKETLIKNTEFLLAGYPALNVLLYGSRGSGKSSLVKGLLQKYHSQGLRLIEVAKSQLKDLPLIIEILRDLPQKFIIFVDDLSFEEDDEAFKALKVVLEGSVTARPKNVVVYATSNRRHLVREFFADRPQPKDSDEVHNWDTVQEKLSFSDRFGLTLTFEPANQEKYLKIVRHLASLSKLEISLEDLEFRAKQWATQHNGRSGRTARQFIDFLQGELGLNR
- a CDS encoding serine/threonine protein kinase — translated: MTFTSDSLLAERYQLQQRLGNTAIGRQTWLAIDVLSQESVIIKLLAFSPQMEWEELKLFEREAAVLASLHHPRIPRYRDYFSLDKNQGDGIPWFVLVQDYIAGESLSDRLEKGQRFTPMVIRTIAQEVLEILIYLHELSPPVLHRDIKPSNLIINSENNVYLVDFGAVQARGAVTGVTFTVVGTSGYAPLEQFWGRAVPSSDLYALGMTLIHLLTGIVPIELPHRDSKIQFRQLVTIDDDLIDWLETMTDVAVEKRFKSAREALKFLQHPYYRQVSSLVDPKKLPKPPHSSIRIAKHKDNLEINLPPKIKLPSDAPTLWSLAIFLTITVFISPIITFIIALIGFIFLREMQLILTPQEVLIKYKLFNFIYQKFAFKTQDLWGIFLHSNGTEANYQIRLRTAKNYYLIGQNLREDECLWLGQEIQDWLNFIKYNVSHQEEV
- a CDS encoding aspartoacylase gives rise to the protein MIEQKTTIKNLALIAGVHGNELTPAYLVKYLQNSANLLARSSFQSHSLIANPLALKQRVRYVDTDLNRCFNQKDLVNPDCQQYEQKRAKKIVKEIQEKSIDLLIDIHSTTSNMMLAIIYSNPHPWLLKLFTYLTKINPDVRLIYHPVSEEENHFLKGICPLAFTLEIGPINHGVICPYLFRQTETLIYQILDYIEQENYLAAHLDTFGESLTVYQRLGSIDYPRDEQGEIKAMLHPQILQRDYQAIQPNQPIFLGFDGQEIIYRGESTLYPIFVGESSYKEKGIALCWTAKKQIDIN
- the ccsB gene encoding c-type cytochrome biogenesis protein CcsB, which encodes MNLVSLENFLDNTSFLVLFLTMLVYWAGAAFPSIPLLPGLGSTGVAIANLCIAALLGARWLEAGYFPISNLYESLFFLAWGVTAVHLIAEYTSRSRLVGVVTTPVAMGITAFATLSLPGEMQTSAPLVPALKSNWLMMHVSVMMLSYAALMVGSLMAIAFLIVTRGQNIELKGSSVGTGAYRLQNKLSTTLSAPIFLETANGGPTALLTPTLTAMATLSPQRLSLAETLDNISYRVIGLGFPLLTIGIIAGAVWANEAWGSYWSWDPKETWALITWLVFAAYLHARITRGWQGRKPAILAASGFVVVWVCYLGVNLLGKGLHSYGWFF